A genomic stretch from Hemicordylus capensis ecotype Gifberg chromosome 5, rHemCap1.1.pri, whole genome shotgun sequence includes:
- the STOX2 gene encoding storkhead-box protein 2 isoform X4 gives MSPISQSQFIPLGEILCLAISAMNSARKQVTQEALMEHLTTCFPGVPTPSPEILRHTLNMLVRERKIYPTPDGYFIVTPQTYFITPSLIRTNSKWYHLDERIPDRSQCTSPQQGTITPSTSGCVRDRTLPKNHCDSCHCCREDMHSMHASTLQRKSAKDCKDSYCPPSMCQVPPTEKSKSTVNFSYKTETLTKPKDGEKQSKKFGLKLFRLSFKKDKTKQLANFSAQFPPEEWPLRDEDTPTTIPREVEMEIIRRINPDLTVENVMRHTALMKKLEEEKAQRSKAGSSAHHSGRSKKSRSHRKSHGKSRSHSKTRVSKGDPSEGSHLDVPGERDYDFYDPLTRSPREGCFIIEHKRDNFIMHSSPNVLESHFPMTPEWDVSGELAKRRTEMPFPEPSRGSSHSKVHRSHSHTQDRRSRNERSNKAKERSRSMDNSKGPLGGASLGTSEDIAEACSQDDQTTSQTYIDDSTLRPSQSLSHQRALMSSTNYREIVKPEKTSGNAETPTSCSLLEQSKPADNLPPYNELNSCTTKSATDDYFQCNTSSETVLTAPSPLGKNKDDHDTVILTDSIKKVSPAERQSQHIVREPGVHKEESPKGPGNSSGPIATSQAPEVIANGRLVQHHNMDSSSLDKRKEIFSKDTLFKPLHSTLSVNSFHKPSVPLLKPHQKTPSDTLPSRCDKLEQVMVTSVTQVMPVSQRQQETAGNQEASFDYYNVSDDDDSEDGANKNAEEEKNRDDVGTMQWLLEREKERDLQRKFEKNLTLLTPKETENSNNQRATHSARLDSMDSSSITVDSGFNSPRTRESLASNTSSIVESNRRQNPALSPAHGGAGPMFSFRATSDPPTSETEKLQKPANCLQASVTSV, from the exons GTGTTCCGACTCCAAGTCCAGAAATCCTTCGTCATACCTTAAACATGCTTGTACGAGAGAGAAAAATCTACCCAACTCCAGATGGCTATTTCATTGTGACCCCCCAGACTTATTTTATAACACCATCCCTTATAAGAACTAACAGTAAATGGTACCATCTGGATGAGAGGATACCTGACAGGTCTCAGTGTACCTCTCCACAGCAAGGAACTATAACTCCATCCACCTCAGGCTGCGTCAGAGACCGAACATTACCCAAAAACCACTGCGACTCTTGCCATTGTTGCAGAGAAGACATGCACAGCATGCATGCCTCCACGCTACAGAGGAAATCGGCAAAAGACTGCAAGGACTCCTACTGCCCCCCTTCTATGTGCCAGGTACCACCCACTGAAAAAAGTAAAAGTACTGTAAATTTTTCTTACAAAACAGAGACACTTACAAAGCCTAAAGATGGAGAGAAGCAGTCTAAAAAATTTGGGCTAAAATTGTTTCGACTGAGTTTCAAAAAGGATAAGACAAAACAGCTGGccaatttttctgctcagtttccTCCCGAGGAATGGCCTTTGAGGGATGAAGACACCCCTACCACTATACCTAGGGAGGTAGAAATGGAGATTATTAGGCGTATAAACCCAGATTTGACTGTGGAAAATGTTATGAGGCACACTGCACTAATGAAGAAACTTGAAGAAGAAAAAGCTCAAAGAAGCAAGGCTGGTTCTTCAGCTCACCATAGCGGGAGAAGCAAAAAGAGTAGAAGTCATAGGAAGTCCCATGGAAAATCTCGATCACACAGCAAAACTCGGGTTTCTAAAGGAGATCCTTCAGAGGGTTCCCATTTGGATGTACCAGGTGAAAGAGACTATGATTTCTATGATCCCCTCACCAGGTCACCACGGGAAGGTTGCTTCATAATAGAACACAAAAGGGACAACTTTATCATGCACAGCAGCCCTAACGTTCTTGAATCTCACTTTCCTATGACACCTGAATGGGATGTATCTGGTGAACTAGCCAAACGAAGAACTGAGATGCCTTTTCCTGAACCTTCAAGGGGAAGCTCCCATTCTAAGGTCCATCGAAGCCACAGCCATACACAGGACCGAAGATCAAGAAATGAAAGGTCTAATAAAGCCAAGGAACGGTCTCGATCAATGGATAACTCGAAAGGACCTCTGGGTGGTGCTTCTTTGGGTACATCTGAAGACATAGCTGAAGCTTGCAGCCAAGATGATCAAACTACTAGCCAAACATACATTGATGATAGCACCTTAAGGCCTTCACAATCACTCAGTCATCAAAGGGCTCTGATGTCTTCTACAAACTACAGAGAGATAGTTAAACCTGAAAAGACTAGTGGCAATGCAGAAACTCCCACTTCCTGTAGTCTATTGGAACAAAGCAAGCCAGCAGATAATTTACCACCCTATAATGAGCTCAACTCCTGTACAACAAAATCAGCCACTGATGATTATTTTCAGTGTAACACTTCTAGCGAGACTGTTCTTACTGCTCCTTCACCTTTGGGGAAAAATAAAGATGACCATGACACAGTGATTTTGACAGACAGTATTAAAAAAGTATCTCCTGCAGAAAGACAGTCACAGCACATAGTAAGAGAACCTGGAGTACATAAAGAGGAGTCGCCTAAAGGGCCAGGCAACAGTAGTGGACCAATTGCTACTAGCCAAGCTCCTGAAGTGATTGCAAATGGCCGACTGGTTCAACATCACAACATGGACTCTAGTAGTCTTGATAAGAGGAAAGAAATATTTAGCAAAGATACACTCTTTAAGCCTCTGCATAGTACTCTGTCTGTGAACAGTTTTCACAAGCCCAGTGTGCCACTACTAAAGCCTCATCAAAAGACACCTTCTGATACATTACCAAGCAGATGTGACAAACTCGAACAAGTTATGGTAACATCAGTCACACAAGTCATGCCTGTTTCACAGAGGCAACAAGAGACAGCTGGAAACCAAGAAGCCTCCTTTGATTACTACAATgtatctgatgatgatgattctgaGGATGGGGCAAATAAGAATGCTGAAGAAGAGAAGAACCGGGATGATGTAGGCACTATGCAGTGGCTTCTTGAgcgggaaaaagagagagatctgcaAAGGAAGTTTGAGAAGAATCTCACACTCCTTACTCCAAAGGAAACGGAAAACAGCAACAACCAGAGAGCCACCCATTCAGCGAGACTAGACAGTATggacagcagcagcatcacagtTGACAGTGGGTTTAACTCTCCACG TACGCGTGAGAGCTTAGCTTCTAACACTTCAAGTATTGTTGAAAGCAACAGACGTCAGAACCCAGCTCTCAGTCCTGCACATGGCGGTGCAGGTCCGATGTTCAGCTTCCGAGCAACTTCAGACCCTCCAACAAGTGAAACTGAAAAACTGCAGAAACCTGCTAATTGCCTGCAAGCTTCTGTTACAAGTGTTTGA
- the STOX2 gene encoding storkhead-box protein 2 isoform X3 yields the protein MKSDVSPISMSPISQSQFIPLGEILCLAISAMNSARKQVTQEALMEHLTTCFPGVPTPSPEILRHTLNMLVRERKIYPTPDGYFIVTPQTYFITPSLIRTNSKWYHLDERIPDRSQCTSPQQGTITPSTSGCVRDRTLPKNHCDSCHCCREDMHSMHASTLQRKSAKDCKDSYCPPSMCQVPPTEKSKSTVNFSYKTETLTKPKDGEKQSKKFGLKLFRLSFKKDKTKQLANFSAQFPPEEWPLRDEDTPTTIPREVEMEIIRRINPDLTVENVMRHTALMKKLEEEKAQRSKAGSSAHHSGRSKKSRSHRKSHGKSRSHSKTRVSKGDPSEGSHLDVPGERDYDFYDPLTRSPREGCFIIEHKRDNFIMHSSPNVLESHFPMTPEWDVSGELAKRRTEMPFPEPSRGSSHSKVHRSHSHTQDRRSRNERSNKAKERSRSMDNSKGPLGGASLGTSEDIAEACSQDDQTTSQTYIDDSTLRPSQSLSHQRALMSSTNYREIVKPEKTSGNAETPTSCSLLEQSKPADNLPPYNELNSCTTKSATDDYFQCNTSSETVLTAPSPLGKNKDDHDTVILTDSIKKVSPAERQSQHIVREPGVHKEESPKGPGNSSGPIATSQAPEVIANGRLVQHHNMDSSSLDKRKEIFSKDTLFKPLHSTLSVNSFHKPSVPLLKPHQKTPSDTLPSRCDKLEQVMVTSVTQVMPVSQRQQETAGNQEASFDYYNVSDDDDSEDGANKNAEEEKNRDDVGTMQWLLEREKERDLQRKFEKNLTLLTPKETENSNNQRATHSARLDSMDSSSITVDSGFNSPRTRESLASNTSSIVESNRRQNPALSPAHGGAGPMFSFRATSDPPTSETEKLQKPANCLQASVTSV from the exons GTGTTCCGACTCCAAGTCCAGAAATCCTTCGTCATACCTTAAACATGCTTGTACGAGAGAGAAAAATCTACCCAACTCCAGATGGCTATTTCATTGTGACCCCCCAGACTTATTTTATAACACCATCCCTTATAAGAACTAACAGTAAATGGTACCATCTGGATGAGAGGATACCTGACAGGTCTCAGTGTACCTCTCCACAGCAAGGAACTATAACTCCATCCACCTCAGGCTGCGTCAGAGACCGAACATTACCCAAAAACCACTGCGACTCTTGCCATTGTTGCAGAGAAGACATGCACAGCATGCATGCCTCCACGCTACAGAGGAAATCGGCAAAAGACTGCAAGGACTCCTACTGCCCCCCTTCTATGTGCCAGGTACCACCCACTGAAAAAAGTAAAAGTACTGTAAATTTTTCTTACAAAACAGAGACACTTACAAAGCCTAAAGATGGAGAGAAGCAGTCTAAAAAATTTGGGCTAAAATTGTTTCGACTGAGTTTCAAAAAGGATAAGACAAAACAGCTGGccaatttttctgctcagtttccTCCCGAGGAATGGCCTTTGAGGGATGAAGACACCCCTACCACTATACCTAGGGAGGTAGAAATGGAGATTATTAGGCGTATAAACCCAGATTTGACTGTGGAAAATGTTATGAGGCACACTGCACTAATGAAGAAACTTGAAGAAGAAAAAGCTCAAAGAAGCAAGGCTGGTTCTTCAGCTCACCATAGCGGGAGAAGCAAAAAGAGTAGAAGTCATAGGAAGTCCCATGGAAAATCTCGATCACACAGCAAAACTCGGGTTTCTAAAGGAGATCCTTCAGAGGGTTCCCATTTGGATGTACCAGGTGAAAGAGACTATGATTTCTATGATCCCCTCACCAGGTCACCACGGGAAGGTTGCTTCATAATAGAACACAAAAGGGACAACTTTATCATGCACAGCAGCCCTAACGTTCTTGAATCTCACTTTCCTATGACACCTGAATGGGATGTATCTGGTGAACTAGCCAAACGAAGAACTGAGATGCCTTTTCCTGAACCTTCAAGGGGAAGCTCCCATTCTAAGGTCCATCGAAGCCACAGCCATACACAGGACCGAAGATCAAGAAATGAAAGGTCTAATAAAGCCAAGGAACGGTCTCGATCAATGGATAACTCGAAAGGACCTCTGGGTGGTGCTTCTTTGGGTACATCTGAAGACATAGCTGAAGCTTGCAGCCAAGATGATCAAACTACTAGCCAAACATACATTGATGATAGCACCTTAAGGCCTTCACAATCACTCAGTCATCAAAGGGCTCTGATGTCTTCTACAAACTACAGAGAGATAGTTAAACCTGAAAAGACTAGTGGCAATGCAGAAACTCCCACTTCCTGTAGTCTATTGGAACAAAGCAAGCCAGCAGATAATTTACCACCCTATAATGAGCTCAACTCCTGTACAACAAAATCAGCCACTGATGATTATTTTCAGTGTAACACTTCTAGCGAGACTGTTCTTACTGCTCCTTCACCTTTGGGGAAAAATAAAGATGACCATGACACAGTGATTTTGACAGACAGTATTAAAAAAGTATCTCCTGCAGAAAGACAGTCACAGCACATAGTAAGAGAACCTGGAGTACATAAAGAGGAGTCGCCTAAAGGGCCAGGCAACAGTAGTGGACCAATTGCTACTAGCCAAGCTCCTGAAGTGATTGCAAATGGCCGACTGGTTCAACATCACAACATGGACTCTAGTAGTCTTGATAAGAGGAAAGAAATATTTAGCAAAGATACACTCTTTAAGCCTCTGCATAGTACTCTGTCTGTGAACAGTTTTCACAAGCCCAGTGTGCCACTACTAAAGCCTCATCAAAAGACACCTTCTGATACATTACCAAGCAGATGTGACAAACTCGAACAAGTTATGGTAACATCAGTCACACAAGTCATGCCTGTTTCACAGAGGCAACAAGAGACAGCTGGAAACCAAGAAGCCTCCTTTGATTACTACAATgtatctgatgatgatgattctgaGGATGGGGCAAATAAGAATGCTGAAGAAGAGAAGAACCGGGATGATGTAGGCACTATGCAGTGGCTTCTTGAgcgggaaaaagagagagatctgcaAAGGAAGTTTGAGAAGAATCTCACACTCCTTACTCCAAAGGAAACGGAAAACAGCAACAACCAGAGAGCCACCCATTCAGCGAGACTAGACAGTATggacagcagcagcatcacagtTGACAGTGGGTTTAACTCTCCACG TACGCGTGAGAGCTTAGCTTCTAACACTTCAAGTATTGTTGAAAGCAACAGACGTCAGAACCCAGCTCTCAGTCCTGCACATGGCGGTGCAGGTCCGATGTTCAGCTTCCGAGCAACTTCAGACCCTCCAACAAGTGAAACTGAAAAACTGCAGAAACCTGCTAATTGCCTGCAAGCTTCTGTTACAAGTGTTTGA